The Gammaproteobacteria bacterium genomic sequence CCAGAAACCAGCACCATACGCTCTTGAGATGTGTGTAAATGATGTGGTATTACAAAATCACCAGGAACTTTAAAATAGATATCCAGGTTGTTTTTGGAGGGGTCACCCTGCAAAACTGCAATTTCACAACCTGTAGGTATGAAGTCAGGGCATGGAGCCCATTGAAGTGTTTTATCCATATGGGAGATAACCAAGGGCTTTTCTCCTGCATTTACATGCCCGTACATGAATATTAAAACTAGCGTTAAAATTAATTGAGTGTTTTTCATTTTTTAATACCTTTTTTGGTTAATAAATCAAAACAATACGAAACAATACGAGCGAAACAATACGAGCGAAACAATACGAGACACACACCATTTATCCTACACGAAAGTCAGATAACGAAACAATACGAGACACACACCATTTATCCTACACGAAAGTCAGATAAGGATTACAAATTTTCTCGGTAGAATAAGTTCTTATATTTAATTTGCAAAAGGATTTGCAATGGCTATTGCCCGTCGTCAGCTTATCGATGCTGAAACCACCCCTTATTATCATGTAATGTCTCGTTGTGTCCGTCGTGCGTTCTTGTGTGGAATAGACAAGTTAACAGGGCGTGACTTTTCACATCGACGGCAATGGGTCGAAGATAAACTCAATGAATTAATTCCAATATTTGCCATCGATCTCGCGGCCTATGCGATTATGAGCAATCATTATCATCTGGTGCTTCGAGTTGATAGTGATTTAGCTAGATCCTGGAGTATGGATGAAGTTTTTGAACAATACAGTAATTTGCATGCATGCTCGACGGTTGTGGAGCGGTATCTAAACGGGGCTGTACTTACAACTGCTGAACTATTTCTAGTACAGGAATACGAAAATGAATATCGGGAACGCTTGAGTTCCATCAGCTGGTTCATGAAAGTGTTGAATCAGCATATTGCGGTTAAGGCGAACAGAGAAGACAACTGCACAGGTAAATTCTGGGAATCACGCTTTAAATCCCAAGCTTTACTGGATGAGGCTGCTCTGCTTACTTGCATGGCATATGTGGACTTGAACCCGATAAGAGCGGGTATGGCTGACCGACCTGAACAGTCGGACTTCACCTCGATTCAAACCCGACTGGATCGTAATAAACGCGTTCCAGCCAACTCAATGAAACTATTACTCGGCTTTATTAAACTCAAGGCCGAATATGGCGACAAACACATTCCACTGGCTGAATCGGCTTACATCGAATTGGTCGATTGGACAGGACGATGTCTAAGAGATGGTAATAAAGGTTCTATCCCGCCTCATTTGGCCCCCATTCTCGAACGCATCAATCTCACCGAACAGGATTGGTTACGACATACTCGCTACTTTGAAGCCAGGTTCAAACGCGTGGCAGGCAGTTGGGATTCCATCAAACAAACCGCTGCCAAATTAAAACGTAATTGGTTTCAAGGCAAACCGCCCAAACCGATACCTAATTAGAAAACTCCAACTAAATTAATGGAATTGGGTGCTGCCCAAGGATTGTTATGTCT encodes the following:
- a CDS encoding cupin domain-containing protein, with the protein product MKNTQLILTLVLIFMYGHVNAGEKPLVISHMDKTLQWAPCPDFIPTGCEIAVLQGDPSKNNLDIYFKVPGDFVIPHHLHTSQERMVLVSGTLDVQYDDHEKATIKTGEYAYGPAKLPHSAYCHKGDPCVLYIGFVEPLDAMPIKSSESK
- a CDS encoding transposase, coding for MAIARRQLIDAETTPYYHVMSRCVRRAFLCGIDKLTGRDFSHRRQWVEDKLNELIPIFAIDLAAYAIMSNHYHLVLRVDSDLARSWSMDEVFEQYSNLHACSTVVERYLNGAVLTTAELFLVQEYENEYRERLSSISWFMKVLNQHIAVKANREDNCTGKFWESRFKSQALLDEAALLTCMAYVDLNPIRAGMADRPEQSDFTSIQTRLDRNKRVPANSMKLLLGFIKLKAEYGDKHIPLAESAYIELVDWTGRCLRDGNKGSIPPHLAPILERINLTEQDWLRHTRYFEARFKRVAGSWDSIKQTAAKLKRNWFQGKPPKPIPN